The genomic window AAAGTATACGATTTTAAAAGTAGGGTAAGacaattttacaaaaatactGTATAAATGAAAACTTATTTTGTTCACTCTTACAATAAATACAATTAAGCATTCATATTACACAGGCAGAACGTTTGATCATGCAAAAATGATGGCAAATGCACACCACTCACATTAAACTCgtattttaccttttctcTGCATTCGTAAAAAGGTGTACACGTATGTACTTACGCACATGCATATACACTCATCCTCTCACTCAGTCACTCACTCActcacacacatacatacatacatacatatgtatatgcaaatatagGGGAATCTCTCCTGTAACGGACTCCAAATTAgctaaaatgaaaaggagTTCTGGCttgcaaaaaaaagggaaaacaTATATCAATGTGCTTTCTTTAGCATGATAAGTTCATGCAAAAGTTAGGATAgaactttaaaaattatttatatttccgTTAAGCGTTTAACTTCACACAATGTAGAATGGTGCGTTTCCTCATTTTCTACTTACAAATTATGtcattctattttttttaaatgtaaaaaattatggcatggtattttattttttcaatttatgtTTCATTTTGCCCCACTCATTTACTCTATATAATTCTCGTATCCTGCTGCCTAAACTTCCTTTCACGTTTTCATATTTGAAGTACTAactacataataatatttttattttttcctttttcatcttagcaattatatataaaattgtataCACAGAAAGAAGATGAACTCGCAAcaacaaagaaaaaacaaaaaatataataataaaataataataaaataataataaaataataataaaatagaaaaaaaaaaagtaatgattattttatttactcttaatgaaaaaataaatgcatataccTTGCATTACTCTGTACTTGAATtaccacatatatatatatgtatatatgtatatagtagtaataccattttttaaaaatgatgtGAAGCGCACGTAGGGGAATGGTCAActtaaaataattctatactaatgttaataataaagtagttaatttatttttttttttctaaatataaaaatgtaagcATTCAGATTGATATTTTTACTGTGGTTTTTTCTGTAAAATTGTgcttgttttatttttttacgtattttcttcttgtatgtatgtatatatgtattttttttttttttttttttttttggtttgaacttaattttttatattttaaaaaatagagagagagaaaaagaaaaagaaaaaaaaaaaaaaaactttgaACAGATCAATAagtgaataatatatatatatatatatattattcatttatggGAATAATTAAACAATAGTAGATACATATGATGTTTATTCCTCATAAAAACCAGGAAATAagtcatatatatgaaagaaACAATGAAGCTACACTTTATATAGGTTATTATATAGAACACGTTCACAAATCAGTGATACACATATCGtctattttttgttgttgctttttataaaaaatgtctCTTTATTAGCATATGTGAAAATAGCACctcatatgtataataaatgcAAATGCGCgtctatacatatatatataagtacataaaaTTTCTCCCTGCAGCAAATTTAGATACCCAAGTGGACGAAGAGATCTTGTGTGAACTGTTCATGCAGTGTGGTAATGTGAAGAATGTCCACATACCAAGGGACAAAATCAATGGGCATCATTCGGGTAGTTAACTATAAAACCATTTCGTCCACAACATTTTACTCATtttttactcattttttACTCATTTTATACCCCTtttttactcattttttactcattttttactcattttttACTCATTTTATACTCATTTTATACCCCTTTTTTTACTCcttgtttactttttttttactcctTTTTTACTCATTTTATACCCcttttttatccattttatGCCATCAATTTGTACCACCATTGGTGGCTCCGTATTTTTTCCCATCAGGGTACGGATTCGTCGAATACGAATATGAGTACGAGTGTGAATACGCAGGGAAAGTGCTAAACATGACAAAGCTATTTGGAAAAGCGTTAAGATGTAACAAGGCATCTCAAGATAAAAGGTCATATGATGTTGGAGCCAATTTATTTATAGGAAATTTAGATGCAGAAGTAGACGAAAAGATgttatttgatatattttcatcCTTTGGTCAAGTAGCAACAGTAAGAATAATGCGAAATGAAGATGATACATCAAAAGGACATGGGTTTATATCATATGATAATTTTGAATCGAGTGATATGGCaatagaaaatatgaacaatcagtttatatgtaataaaaaagtacatatatcctatgcttttaaaaaagatacaaaAGGTGAAAGGCATGGAACGGCAGCAGAAAGATTTATAGCAGCAAATAAAGCATTAACATTGTACcctaataatgaaaatacagCTAATGGTATATCTTATAATAGTTCATCAACTATTGATAATACAacaaataatagtaataataattatacttcgataaataatgataataatttatttttaaataatatgatgATTTCATCTACAAATATAACTAAATTTCCCCATGATCCTATCCCCCCTCCCCTTATTAATTCTTTCTTTCCAACCAATCCACCACCACCTCTTTCATCCAATTTTATGCCACCAACTCATATTAACATACCACCAAATACAAGATCGAATAATTCGTATATAATGCCCTCAAAGGTTATCAGTAAAATGGTGGGTAGTATGCAACAGAATATGTCACCAAACATGCCACCAAATATGTCACCAAACATGCCTCCAAATATGTCACCAAACATGCCTCCAAATATGTCACCAAACATGCCTCCAAATATGTCACCAATCATGCCGCCAAATATGTCACCAATCATGCCGCCAAACATACCTCCAAACATGCCGCCAATTATGCCTCCAATTATGCCCCCTAACATACCTTCAAATTTTCCTCCAAATTTTCCTCCAAATTTTCCTCCAAATTTTCCTCCAAATTTTCCACCAAATTTTCCACCAAATTTTCCACCAAATTTTCCACCAAATATTCCACCAAATATTCCTCTAAACGTGCCTCCTACTATACCACCCACTATGCCACCAAACTTGCCCCCCATTTCGCCGGACGAAGGAACTTCAAATGCAACATCGAATGTTGAAACTAATCAAGTGAAAGAAAGTAAGGAATGTATAAACACCGAAAATCatgattaaaaaattagCAGTAAAAAATTAGGAGTTAAATATCCGGAGTAAAAAATTAGCATAAAACAATTTGGAGTAAAAAGTGCACAATGAGCTATTTTTTGTAAGTACATAAAAGTTATGCCTACACGACGGTTCGTTTTTCCCaaaatttgcaaaaataaaCTTCAGTTATGAAGACATGCTAGTATGTGCTTATTTGAAAAGTACGCACATctgtacgtacatatatatatatatatatatatgtgtaattgTGTGTGCTTATTGTTATGTTCCTTTTAtacacatttaaaaaaaaaaatgtttttttgcACATCATCCCTCCCATAAGCAGACCATTTATCATAGCTTAAATGGCTTTTATTCATTGATTCAagtatgttttattattttatttatttattttttttattaaaattaatttttatattgttataaaaaaggatatatcaataaaaggaacttttaaaaatgcaaaaaaattaaaaaaaaaaaaaaaagtataaacttgtaaaataatttaaccCCGTAATTTCCTCATATCGGCATGTTTTTGCTCCTTTACAGttactaaaaaattatgtttcaCGAAAAGGGGCAATACGTTCATGTGTTTGCCCACGCACGTGAGTTCATGTTTATGTGTTTGTGTGGATACATGTATAAATCTATATCTATCATCCACTTGAAAAGGGTAAAAAAGGGCGAACTGTTATACATTACAtttcgtatatatacatatatacattaacacatatacatatatatatatatatatatacatacatatacacataaacacatatacatatatatatatatatatatatatatataccttcCTATTTATGCACATAATTTGAATGTTAATCAACTCCCAACCGTTTTATAACATGAACTACGGCGATCCCTGcttaaattataaacatatagTACTACGCCATAATACATgattgaaaaaaagaagcccatatgaaataaacaaacaaggaaaaataattgtCTAATACGGAATGTGTCAATGTTTTAGTCTACTTTTAAAATACActtatgttttatttgtCAAACATTAACATAGGCGTAAAACCTTCTCTCTTACAGtacaccaaaaaaaaaaaaaaaaaggggagaATTTAAAAGTCGTTCCATTAAGGCGGGACAGAAAATTGGGAAGGCTTAAATGTTACTTTATCGTACGTACTCATGCGCACCTGTACCCATGCAtgcatatattcatatatacatactttaTGCGCGTaggtatgtatttatgtaataaacatttttgtaCGTTTCCTTCAAAAACAAACAGAGCTCATAACAAAATgaaagggggaaaaaaatacaaaaaattaaaattaaaattgaacAATTTAacggaaaaaataatacatgttCATAAGATTAAAAAGTAAACgcataattaaatatgtaaatagcCAAATAAATCTAAAACGAAATATACGTTTTGTCAAATAAATGTATCAccaaataaatgcataatcAAAACAACATGCGCACGAAATGagcgtaaaaaaaaaaaaaaaaaaaaaaaaaaaaaaaattttttaaaattcgtTTAATGCTATAATTAGAGTAgagggaaaaaattatttctccTTAAAATTAgcgcatatatatttcttgcCAAATTAGTACATAAAAATAGGTACTACGAAAAGGAATTcttatacgtacatatatacatactacACGCATGTACGTAAAGgtttaaaaaatagcaaGTGTTAAGTGTAATCACAGGCTAAGTTATTGCGACAATGCACTTTAGAAATTGGGATACAAAACAATCtcaaatgtaaatataactatatatatatatatatatatatatatatatatatatatatatatatatgcatatacatatatacatttttttgcGTGGAGCAATAAGAGAATTTTTAAGGTAAAGTAAACATTTGCCGCACCCCTTACCAAATTGGGAATAGCGAAGCGCAGGAGTTTTATAATACTCTAAAAGGTGGAGGGAAaacaagataaaaaatagaatagtagattaaaatatattataaactaACTGATATGAAGAGAGGGGCATATAACAAGTTATGACAAACTAGTAACTCCTGATGAACATAATAAAAGGAGTAAAGTCATTAAACGGAGCGTAATACCAGCGTTTAGTAACCATATCGTATTAGCGCAACAGAAGCCTCTGAAGGACTTTCATATGTTAAGAAAAACGGGGGGACAATGATGGTAGTCCACAAAAagagtattaataaaaaaaaaaaaggcaggAACATGTACGAGTTGTACTTAAGTATGCATGAAGAGAAGTATAAAAAAgtggaagaagaaaaaagtacAAATGATGAAGCTTATGTTGTAGATTTAGAAAGAgaggtaaaaataaagttagaAGAACAAAGTAATTTATTGTCAATTAAAGGTATAGATAGAGTTGATATACaacagaaaaaaggaaaacattcaattatatgtattcattatattaaaaatatgtgtatgaaaaatttattttgtaattatttacatCAACTTATATATTCAAGAATACCtacatgtaaaaattatttaaagtaTAATTATTGTGCTGATAGGGTAAGAGGTTCATGTATGTTTCGTCATACTTTAGAAAATACAAATAGTAATTATTACAACGATAATAAGGATGAATATTTAGATGATATTATCAAATTTctacatgaaaaaaatatatgtgtaaattaTCTCTTAGGTTTTTGTAATTTAGGATATAACTGTagaaaaattcatataaataggacaagaaaatatattaacattataaGTATCCTGCCCAAGTTTTATTTAGATGAAatactaataaataaaagctTATATACCAATCTATATAGTAACTCGAAAAAGTTTATAAAtgatatgaataaattaaggGATGCTTTAATAGTACTAAGTGGTGAGAAGTATTATGATAAAACGAATATTTCGtccaaaaatgaaaaagattaTAACTTAACAgatcattttaaaaatacaaataccatgatgaataataataatattaatgaaagtCATCATATTATTCCAAATAGTAATGGTACCAGCAGTAGTAGACTGGATACTCCAAGTTCGAGTAATGTCGAAGCGTACACCATGCTTAATAGGCAATCTGCAGTGTTGATGGATGTAAGCGGAATGGTTGGTGTGCACATGAATGGGGTGGAAATAAACAATAAGAGCAACAATAACAGTAGTAACGCAGTTCCTGGGGTACCAAATGATAGTATCATTAAAGTTAACATTGACAGGAGTGACAATAACTTGggtaacagtaataatgataataataatagtaatagtaatagtaatagtaatagtaatagtaataataataacaataataataataataataataataataataataataataataataataataataataataataataataataataataataataataataataataataataataataataataataataataataataataataataataataataataataataataataataataataataataataataataataataataataataataataataataataataataataataataataataataataataataataataataataataataataataataataataataataataataataataataataataataataataataataataataataataataataataataataataataataataataataataataataataataataataataataataataataatagtaatagtaatagtaatagtaatag from Plasmodium malariae genome assembly, chromosome: 13 includes these protein-coding regions:
- the PmUG01_13038900 gene encoding splicing factor 3B subunit 4, putative encodes the protein MFIPHKNQEISHIYERNNEATLYIANLDTQVDEEILCELFMQCGNVKNVHIPRDKINGHHSGYGFVEYEYEYECEYAGKVLNMTKLFGKALRCNKASQDKRSYDVGANLFIGNLDAEVDEKMLFDIFSSFGQVATVRIMRNEDDTSKGHGFISYDNFESSDMAIENMNNQFICNKKVHISYAFKKDTKGERHGTAAERFIAANKALTLYPNNENTANGISYNSSSTIDNTTNNSNNNYTSINNDNNLFLNNMMISSTNITKFPHDPIPPPLINSFFPTNPPPPLSSNFMPPTHINIPPNTRSNNSYIMPSKVISKMVGSMQQNMSPNMPPNMSPNMPPNMSPNMPPNMSPNMPPNMSPIMPPNMSPIMPPNIPPNMPPIMPPIMPPNIPSNFPPNFPPNFPPNFPPNFPPNFPPNFPPNFPPNIPPNIPLNVPPTIPPTMPPNLPPISPDEGTSNATSNVETNQVKESKECINTENHD
- the PmUG01_13039000 gene encoding YTH domain-containing protein, putative, translating into MVVHKKSINKKKKGRNMYELYLSMHEEKYKKVEEEKSTNDEAYVVDLEREVKIKLEEQSNLLSIKGIDRVDIQQKKGKHSIICIHYIKNMCMKNLFCNYLHQLIYSRIPTCKNYLKYNYCADRVRGSCMFRHTLENTNSNYYNDNKDEYLDDIIKFLHEKNICVNYLLGFCNLGYNCRKIHINRTRKYINIISILPKFYLDEILINKSLYTNLYSNSKKFINDMNKLRDALIVLSGEKYYDKTNISSKNEKDYNLTDHFKNTNTMMNNNNINESHHIIPNSNGTSSSRLDTPSSSNVEAYTMLNRQSAVLMDVSGMVGVHMNGVEINNKSNNNSSNAVPGVPNDSIIKVNIDRSDNNLGNSNNDNNNSNSNSNSNSNSNNNNNNNNNNNNNNNNNNNNNNNNNNNNNNNNNNNNNNNNNNNNNNNNNNNNNNNNNNNNNNNNNNNNNNNNNNNNNNNNNNNNNNNNNNNNNNNNNNNNNNNNNNNNNNNNNNNNNNNNNNNNNNNNNNNNNNNNNNNNSNSNSNSNSNNNSNNNNSNSNSVMYNQAWEEGHGSSGHIDIRINHNNCMEEKYLNKYNTILNNWNNEKAYQHSNMNKNCSYNNENKMIGTNNDMVLNIPNVYDINNSKLIENDKIKVFVIKCNQISHLYLSILYGVWATGKNNTRKFINLFKENYTIIFIFSVNESGGFQGYAKMITMPIRNLFENLWGPITKRLGGNFRIQWIKIAKIDFEVFKNMVNPYNNNLPLKKSRDGTELPLNLAAIICNKIHILPNEDFLAGTIYEYKRRINHSSFFLNLHKQNLLNTNTMWDMLIFNLNQKSDCQQITFVDGTEQSIT